From one Eleginops maclovinus isolate JMC-PN-2008 ecotype Puerto Natales chromosome 7, JC_Emac_rtc_rv5, whole genome shotgun sequence genomic stretch:
- the nms gene encoding neuromedin-S, producing the protein MRTEDEEEEEEEEEETKPGLQEQPLQKTCVKSERKRREEMPLPTVRQLFLLCLFWFLGSWSTTDASVYDQWEDGIELRKVRDIQSDDLSDVLWGDQDEEQVQKVFKRFLFHYSKARNSIGSVQQPVLSRGANKQMSHSVHPLMRLFPKLSQRRKKNMVLLIRGPPEGML; encoded by the exons ATGAGGACagaagacgaagaagaggaagaagaagaggaagaagagactAAACCAGGACTTCAGGAACAACCTCTCCAAAAAACGTGCGTAaagtcagagaggaagaggagagaggagatgcCTCTGCCGACCGTGAGacaactttttcttttatgtttgttcTGGTTTCTTGGATCTTGGAGCACAACAG atGCCAGTGTTTACGATCAGTGGGAGGATGGGATAGAGTTAAGGAAG GTTCGAGACATCCAGAGCGATGACTTGAGTGATGTTTTATGGGGAGACCAGGATGAG GAGCAAGTCCAGAAAGTTTTCAAAAGA tTCCTGTTTCATTACTCTAAAGCACGCAACTCCATTGGATCTGTGCAGCAACCTGTGCTCTCCAGAGGAGCCAACAAACAGATG TCTCATTCAGTTCATCCTCTGATGCGGCTTTTCCCCAAACTCtcccagaggaggaagaagaacatGGTGCTTTTG ATTCGAGGTCCGCCGGAGGGGATGTTGTAG
- the pdcl3 gene encoding phosducin-like protein 3: MQDPNEDTEWNDILRKKGILPPKEVPKDDEEEELALQQQSIVKTYEDMTLEDLDENEDEFGEEDEAAIEMYRQKRLAEWKSTQLKNVFGEVVEISGQDYIKEVNKAGDDIWVVLHLYKQGIPLCTLINQHLTTLARKFPQTKFLKSISTTCIANYPDRNLPTIFVYREGEMKAQFIGPLVFGGMNLKVDELEWRLSESGAVKTDLEENPRKQIEDKMMSSIRSSLPSRKDSDSEDEDC; the protein is encoded by the exons ATGCAG GACCCAAATGAAGACACAGAGTGGAATGATATCCTGAGGAAGAAAGGCATCCTTCCTCCCAAAGAGGTCCCtaaagatgatgaagaggaggagctggccCTCCAGCAGCAGTCTATCG TGAAAACATACGAGGACATGACGCTGGAAGATCTGGATGAGAATGAAGATGAGTTTGGTGAGGAGGACGAGGCTGCCATTGAAATGTACAG ACAGAAACGCCTCGCAGAGTGGAAATCGACTCAGCTGAAGAATGTGTTCGGAGAGGTGGTGGAAATCTCTGGGCAGGACTACATCAAGGAGGTCAACAAGGCCGGAGACGACATCTGGGTGGTGCTGCACCTCTACAAACAGGG CATCCCTCTGTGCACCCTCATCAACCAGCACCTGACTACGTTGGCCAGGAAGTTCCCTCAGACCAAGTTCCTCAAGTCCATCTCCACCACCTGCATCGCCAACTACCCCGACCGCAACCTGCCCACCATCTTCGTGTACCGCGAGGGCGAGATGAAGGCGCAGTTCATCGGGCCGCTCGTCTTCGGGGGCATGAACCTCAAAGTTGATG AGCTGGAGTGGAGGTTATCAGAGTCCGGCGCCGTGAAGACAGACCTGGAGGAAAACCCACGGAAACAAATCGAAGACAAGATGATGTCATCGATCAGAAGTTCGCTTCCTTCCCGAAAGGACAGCGACTCCGAGGACGAGGACTGTTAG